In the genome of Segatella copri, one region contains:
- a CDS encoding HmuY family protein, with amino-acid sequence MNHLKMTVAGLGMLMLTACNGIFDDIYDEPEEIVPAKGQIVMNATSWTDWYYIDLPRLQKLTEAGDEAALLKAQTEFEAYPIPMTATGEKDESEAGHAAATAGRKAGQYMYWFDVFGEGIRKNTFTYFVPTAEQTAPSEWTLAIHRNNVRTNGGAVLETSYTSMDQLPETSEAFHNKQFTEDEWSENEVWDSQEQMLLGSVPSQGIAINKVLSSWLSMEIPPMPPSFSLNNHVFILRLKDGTYAAIQLENYLSPKGVKCWMTINYKYPY; translated from the coding sequence ATGAATCATCTGAAAATGACCGTTGCAGGCTTGGGCATGCTGATGCTTACTGCCTGCAACGGTATTTTTGATGATATATATGATGAGCCGGAAGAGATTGTGCCGGCTAAGGGACAGATTGTGATGAATGCCACCAGTTGGACCGACTGGTATTACATTGATTTGCCTCGGTTGCAGAAACTGACGGAGGCTGGCGATGAGGCTGCGCTCTTGAAGGCGCAGACCGAGTTTGAGGCTTATCCCATCCCGATGACTGCCACTGGCGAGAAGGATGAATCGGAAGCCGGGCATGCTGCTGCCACAGCGGGCAGAAAGGCTGGACAATATATGTATTGGTTTGATGTCTTCGGCGAAGGCATCAGGAAGAATACTTTTACTTACTTTGTGCCTACTGCTGAGCAGACTGCTCCAAGCGAATGGACTCTTGCCATTCATCGCAACAATGTGCGTACCAATGGCGGAGCCGTTCTGGAAACCAGCTATACTTCCATGGATCAGTTGCCTGAAACCAGCGAAGCCTTCCATAACAAGCAGTTTACCGAAGATGAATGGTCGGAGAATGAGGTTTGGGACAGTCAGGAGCAGATGCTTCTGGGTTCCGTGCCATCGCAGGGCATCGCCATAAACAAGGTGTTGTCTTCCTGGCTCTCGATGGAGATTCCACCGATGCCGCCATCGTTCTCGCTCAACAACCATGTGTTCATCCTCCGACTGAAGGATGGTACCTACGCCGCTATCCAGCTTGAGAACTATCTCTCACCAAAGGGCGTAAAGTGCTGGATGACTATCAATTATAAATATCCATATTAA
- a CDS encoding calycin-like domain-containing protein, which produces MKKFFTLVFATMLAGNMMAQMHGALTFAGASTMSVLTQNTENASDTVKFEMASMSAGNITLPAMKGMATIPSFTIKNVAFTKGDNHVITMAEQPFEAQVTVDGVEKAIKGSSVSGTYNMADNSLTLKAVFQYGAMPFPMTYNIKSYYVKAVTSAITVNVGGMFPYANEGVTYNVRKYMDGDVQKVDVEIPTYKLDNTLMGNLTLGTYTVKGLTYDEEKGGFYRDYKNDGLSFHFTAEKDGNKSMDGEYGFNTAKDNNILVKYDGSKITDIVNTFQMGAMPFGIVSSFNSAATGISSVKNDVQKKNDGKMYNLNGQVVSESYKGVVIVNGKKYFKK; this is translated from the coding sequence ATGAAGAAATTCTTTACTCTCGTCTTTGCCACCATGTTGGCAGGTAATATGATGGCACAGATGCATGGTGCCTTGACTTTTGCTGGTGCTTCAACCATGAGCGTGTTGACTCAGAATACTGAGAATGCCAGCGATACCGTAAAGTTTGAAATGGCTAGCATGAGTGCTGGCAACATCACGCTTCCAGCCATGAAGGGCATGGCTACCATCCCTTCTTTCACCATCAAGAACGTAGCTTTCACCAAGGGTGACAATCATGTGATTACCATGGCTGAGCAGCCTTTTGAAGCTCAGGTTACCGTGGATGGCGTTGAGAAGGCTATCAAGGGCTCATCAGTATCTGGCACCTATAACATGGCAGATAACTCGCTTACCTTGAAGGCTGTCTTCCAGTATGGTGCTATGCCTTTCCCTATGACTTACAACATCAAGTCATATTATGTAAAGGCTGTTACCAGTGCTATCACCGTGAATGTAGGCGGCATGTTCCCTTATGCAAACGAGGGTGTAACCTACAATGTGCGCAAGTATATGGATGGCGACGTGCAGAAGGTGGATGTTGAGATTCCTACCTATAAACTGGACAACACCTTGATGGGTAACCTGACGCTGGGTACTTACACCGTGAAGGGCTTGACCTACGATGAGGAGAAGGGCGGTTTCTACCGTGATTACAAGAACGATGGCTTGAGCTTCCACTTCACCGCAGAGAAGGATGGCAACAAGTCCATGGACGGTGAGTATGGATTCAATACAGCGAAGGATAACAACATCCTCGTGAAGTATGACGGCAGCAAGATTACCGACATCGTGAACACCTTCCAGATGGGTGCCATGCCTTTTGGCATCGTTTCAAGCTTCAATAGCGCGGCTACCGGCATCTCTTCTGTCAAGAACGATGTTCAGAAGAAGAACGATGGCAAGATGTACAACCTCAACGGTCAGGTTGTCAGCGAGAGCTACAAGGGTGTAGTCATCGTAAACGGCAAGAAATATTTCAAGAAATAA
- a CDS encoding formate--tetrahydrofolate ligase — MLTDIEIAKSVKLRPINEVAAELGIHEDQVENYGRYIAKITTGDIDPNKFKNHHLILVTAISPTKAGNGKTTVSVGLALGMQKIGKKAVVALREPSLGPCFGMKGGAAGGGYAQVLPMDKINLHFTGDFHAITEANNMIAALLDNYRFQHEAEGFKLKKILWRRVMDVNDRGLRRIITGIGDKNGIETEAGFDITPASEIMAIMCFATSVDDLRRRIDNILLGITEDDKPFTVKDMGVGGSIVALLLDALKPNLVQTTEGTPAFVHCGPFANIAHGCNSVMATAAALEYGDYAITEAGFGADLGAEKFYNIKCRKTGLQPDLTVLVVTLQALKMHGGVAQEDIKKPNVAGMEAGYWNLDKHVKNLQSFGQTVVIAFNKFATDTDEEIDVLRKHCEEMGCGFAVNSAFAEGGKGAMELAELVVKTIDEHPSAPLYFTYDDDEPVEKKIEDVAFNLYGAGSVTLSDSAKAMIEEIKKLGAEKFPICIAKTQYSFSTDAKAYGPTEGFELHVRDITVNMGAEMIVVIAGPIMRMPGLPKSPQAERIDVVNGEITGLS; from the coding sequence ATGTTGACAGATATTGAAATAGCTAAATCAGTTAAACTGCGCCCTATCAATGAGGTAGCAGCAGAACTAGGAATTCATGAAGACCAGGTTGAAAACTATGGTCGCTACATTGCCAAGATTACTACTGGCGACATCGATCCTAACAAGTTCAAGAATCATCACCTTATCCTCGTTACCGCTATCAGTCCTACCAAGGCTGGTAATGGCAAGACCACTGTATCTGTGGGTCTCGCCCTGGGTATGCAGAAGATTGGCAAGAAGGCTGTAGTGGCTCTTCGCGAACCATCTCTGGGTCCTTGCTTCGGCATGAAGGGTGGTGCTGCCGGTGGCGGTTACGCCCAGGTTTTGCCTATGGATAAGATCAATCTCCATTTCACTGGCGATTTCCATGCCATCACCGAGGCTAACAACATGATTGCTGCCCTTCTGGACAACTATCGTTTCCAGCACGAGGCAGAGGGATTCAAGTTGAAGAAAATTCTCTGGCGCCGTGTGATGGACGTAAACGACCGTGGTCTCCGCCGCATCATCACCGGTATCGGCGATAAGAACGGCATCGAGACAGAGGCTGGCTTCGATATCACTCCTGCTTCTGAAATCATGGCTATCATGTGTTTCGCAACTAGCGTTGACGACCTGCGTCGTCGCATCGACAATATTCTCCTCGGTATCACTGAGGATGACAAACCATTCACCGTCAAGGACATGGGTGTAGGCGGAAGTATCGTGGCTCTGCTCCTCGATGCCCTGAAGCCAAACCTGGTTCAGACCACAGAGGGCACTCCTGCCTTCGTTCACTGCGGTCCGTTTGCCAACATCGCCCATGGCTGTAACTCAGTGATGGCTACTGCTGCCGCTCTGGAGTATGGCGACTATGCCATTACAGAGGCTGGATTCGGTGCCGACCTCGGTGCAGAGAAGTTCTACAACATCAAGTGCCGCAAGACCGGTCTGCAGCCAGACCTCACTGTGCTCGTGGTAACTCTCCAGGCATTGAAGATGCATGGTGGCGTAGCTCAGGAAGATATCAAGAAGCCAAATGTAGCTGGCATGGAGGCTGGTTACTGGAACCTCGATAAGCACGTGAAGAACCTGCAGAGCTTTGGTCAGACCGTGGTTATCGCCTTCAACAAGTTTGCCACCGATACCGACGAAGAGATTGATGTATTGCGCAAGCATTGCGAGGAGATGGGTTGCGGTTTCGCCGTGAACAGTGCCTTCGCCGAGGGTGGCAAGGGTGCGATGGAATTGGCAGAGCTGGTAGTGAAGACTATCGATGAGCATCCATCTGCTCCTCTCTACTTCACCTACGATGACGATGAGCCAGTGGAGAAGAAGATTGAGGATGTAGCCTTCAACCTCTATGGCGCCGGCAGCGTAACCCTGAGCGATTCTGCCAAGGCAATGATTGAAGAAATCAAGAAGTTGGGTGCCGAGAAGTTCCCTATCTGTATTGCCAAGACCCAGTATAGCTTCTCTACCGATGCCAAGGCATACGGTCCTACAGAAGGTTTCGAGCTCCACGTTCGCGACATCACTGTCAACATGGGTGCCGAGATGATTGTAGTCATCGCTGGTCCTATCATGCGAATGCCAGGTTTGCCAAAGAGCCCACAGGCAGAGCGCATCGACGTGGTAAATGGTGAGATTACTGGTCTTTCTTAA
- a CDS encoding epoxyqueuosine reductase QueH, with translation MKIPVEEQYKFVKLSLPDGSKADGHAVLLHACCAPCSSAIVECMLRNGMKPTVYFSNSNIYPQQEFEIRKHELMRFLEAQGVPYVEDEYDHEEWLANIKGLENEPERGSRCSACFLYRLKHAAKYAQEHGFHLLTTTLASSRWKNIRQIDAAGHIAVEGCPDVEWWDMNWRKGGLQNRRGELLKQNEFYNQLYCGCEFSMR, from the coding sequence ATGAAGATTCCAGTAGAAGAACAATATAAATTCGTGAAACTTTCTCTCCCTGATGGAAGCAAGGCCGATGGTCATGCCGTATTGCTGCATGCCTGCTGCGCCCCTTGTTCGTCTGCCATCGTGGAGTGTATGCTTCGTAATGGTATGAAGCCTACGGTGTATTTCAGCAACAGTAATATCTATCCGCAGCAGGAGTTTGAGATTCGCAAGCACGAGCTGATGCGATTCCTGGAGGCGCAGGGCGTGCCATACGTGGAGGATGAGTACGACCATGAGGAATGGCTTGCCAACATCAAGGGTTTGGAGAATGAACCGGAAAGGGGAAGCCGCTGCTCGGCTTGTTTCCTCTATCGCCTGAAGCATGCGGCTAAGTATGCGCAGGAGCATGGCTTCCATCTGCTTACCACTACGCTGGCTTCGTCGAGATGGAAGAACATCAGGCAGATTGATGCTGCCGGACATATCGCCGTTGAGGGATGCCCAGATGTAGAGTGGTGGGATATGAACTGGAGAAAAGGCGGTTTGCAGAATCGCCGAGGAGAATTGTTGAAACAGAATGAATTCTACAACCAATTGTATTGCGGTTGTGAATTCAGCATGAGATAA
- a CDS encoding metallophosphoesterase gives MNKIIKKIFRSILYVVGVVALSMVPDVWLWHIGVDEWPLALAILWWVPTLLILLAEVGLQLGKFHRTSVRVLFTLILFSVMPKVVFILFDFIMPWFFAILPALALMGWFLFGFVAGWKRLEVKYITYSSPDLPPYFDGYKLLHFSDFHLGTFPKGSDFVKQVVERANAEGVEMMLFTGDLVNNDASEVEAYVDELKKLHAPDGIFSVWGNHDYCEYNTHHGIRDLRKNRRLLFSLQEQMGWHQLMNEHFTISHGMASIEIIGVENAGQPPFTNRSNLKKAMKGVEKDAFKIVLTHDPHHWRREVQKTGAHLTLAGHTHAGQLKIGNLTPAKMAFKEWGGEYWLGRQLLYVSAGLGGSFPFRLGAWPEMTVITLKRELR, from the coding sequence ATGAATAAGATTATAAAAAAGATATTTAGATCCATATTATATGTCGTGGGCGTCGTGGCGCTTTCGATGGTGCCCGATGTGTGGCTCTGGCATATCGGAGTGGACGAATGGCCCCTGGCGCTTGCCATCCTCTGGTGGGTTCCTACGCTGCTCATCCTCCTTGCCGAGGTGGGGTTGCAGCTGGGCAAGTTTCATCGCACATCCGTAAGGGTGCTCTTTACGCTGATTCTTTTCTCCGTGATGCCGAAGGTGGTGTTCATCCTCTTCGATTTCATCATGCCTTGGTTCTTCGCCATCTTGCCGGCACTGGCTTTGATGGGGTGGTTCCTCTTTGGCTTCGTGGCGGGATGGAAACGGCTGGAGGTGAAATACATCACTTATTCATCGCCCGATCTTCCTCCTTATTTCGACGGATACAAGCTTCTGCATTTCAGCGATTTCCATCTGGGTACCTTCCCTAAGGGTTCTGACTTCGTAAAGCAGGTGGTAGAACGTGCCAATGCCGAGGGGGTGGAGATGATGCTCTTTACCGGCGACCTGGTGAACAATGATGCCAGCGAGGTGGAGGCTTATGTGGATGAGTTGAAGAAACTGCATGCGCCCGATGGCATCTTCTCGGTGTGGGGCAACCATGACTATTGCGAATACAATACGCATCATGGCATCAGGGATTTGAGAAAGAATAGACGACTGCTGTTCAGTCTGCAGGAGCAGATGGGATGGCACCAGCTGATGAACGAGCATTTCACCATATCGCATGGCATGGCTTCAATAGAAATCATTGGTGTGGAGAATGCGGGACAACCGCCGTTTACCAACCGCAGTAATCTGAAGAAGGCGATGAAGGGGGTGGAGAAGGATGCCTTTAAGATTGTGCTGACCCACGACCCGCATCATTGGCGCAGAGAGGTGCAGAAGACGGGTGCCCACCTGACACTGGCTGGTCATACCCATGCCGGACAGTTGAAGATAGGCAATCTGACTCCTGCTAAGATGGCTTTCAAGGAGTGGGGCGGCGAATACTGGCTGGGCAGGCAGCTGCTTTATGTATCGGCTGGCTTGGGCGGCTCCTTCCCGTTCCGTTTGGGAGCATGGCCGGAAATGACCGTGATTACCCTGAAGCGAGAGCTACGATAG
- a CDS encoding NigD-like protein: MRKIEFKKAWLAVALLLSALTFQSCNNDDDTDWDRILPNALVTVKQNGDACYLQLDDNTTLLAKNLNKPFGDKEVRALVNYSVTNEKSDLYNQVVHVNWIDSILTKKPVPSLGSDEANSEKYGNNQVDIVRDWVTVAEDGYLTLRFRALWGGQKPHYINLVTGVNPENPYEVELRHNVNGDPQNYWRDALVAFNLNEALPDTKGKTVKLTIRWRSSQGYKKVDFDYCSRKSITSTRMLEGYSEAGESIR; the protein is encoded by the coding sequence ATGAGAAAAATAGAGTTCAAGAAGGCGTGGCTGGCAGTGGCACTGCTCCTGTCAGCCCTCACCTTCCAATCGTGCAACAACGACGATGACACCGATTGGGATCGTATTTTACCAAACGCATTGGTAACAGTAAAACAGAATGGCGATGCCTGCTATTTGCAGCTCGACGACAACACCACGCTGCTCGCCAAGAACCTCAACAAGCCATTCGGCGACAAAGAGGTGCGTGCACTCGTCAACTACTCCGTCACCAATGAGAAGAGCGACCTTTACAACCAGGTGGTTCATGTAAACTGGATAGACAGCATTCTGACCAAGAAGCCAGTGCCATCTCTGGGTTCCGACGAAGCAAACAGCGAGAAATATGGCAACAACCAGGTAGATATCGTTCGCGACTGGGTAACCGTAGCCGAGGATGGCTATCTCACCCTCCGCTTCCGTGCTCTCTGGGGAGGTCAGAAGCCTCATTACATCAATCTCGTAACAGGAGTAAATCCAGAGAATCCATACGAGGTAGAGCTTCGTCACAACGTAAATGGCGACCCTCAGAACTACTGGCGTGATGCCCTGGTAGCCTTCAATCTCAACGAAGCCCTGCCAGATACCAAGGGCAAGACGGTGAAGCTCACCATCCGCTGGCGTTCAAGCCAAGGCTACAAGAAGGTAGATTTCGACTACTGTTCCCGCAAGTCCATCACCAGCACCAGGATGCTGGAAGGCTATAGCGAAGCAGGCGAAAGCATCAGATAA
- a CDS encoding ATP-binding protein, which produces MIVRPKRIYRKRIPYGMQNFEDVIKEDCYYVDKTPFIEQIEESNKYFFFIRPRRFGKSLTLSMLENYYDINKKDKFEEIFGKLYIGQNPTPEHNTYLIIHLNFAEVAAGLDDYKDGLDNHCRLVFNFFCDIYAHILPTGTKEGLQQEPDAVSKLRFLCQKCQEVGKKIYLFIDEYDNFTNMILAHEEHLVRYRNQTHGEGYLRQFFNTIKGAAGNTLGRVFVTGVSPVTMDDLTSGFNIGTNYSLSPDFNELTGFTEEEVREMLDYYGSVLPFNHTTDELIKVMKPWYDNYCFAEERYGETTMYNSVMVLNFVDNYIRSEYQIPKKMVETNIRIDYDKMRMLIRHDKEFAHDASIIQQLVTQGFVTGTLNENFPAERINDPDNFLSLLFYFGMVTIDGTYKGETKFIIPNEVVRDQMYTYLLDTYKENDLVYDRYSKGKLESKLAYDGQFKPYFEYIADCLKKYSSQRDKQKGEAFVHGFTLAMTSQNKFYRPISELDNDGGYADIFLSPLCDIYKDMVDSYIIELKYCKSQTTDEQVKKLFEEASAQISRYADSDMVREAVKTTKLHKLVVIYRGAEMVGCEEI; this is translated from the coding sequence ATGATAGTAAGACCAAAGCGCATTTATCGCAAACGCATACCATACGGCATGCAGAATTTTGAGGATGTCATAAAGGAGGATTGTTACTATGTGGACAAGACTCCTTTCATAGAGCAAATAGAAGAATCCAACAAGTATTTCTTCTTCATTCGCCCTCGCCGTTTCGGCAAGAGCCTTACTCTCTCCATGCTTGAGAATTACTATGATATCAATAAGAAAGACAAGTTTGAGGAAATCTTTGGCAAGCTTTACATCGGTCAGAATCCTACACCGGAGCATAATACATATCTCATCATCCACCTCAATTTTGCCGAGGTAGCAGCAGGATTGGATGATTATAAGGATGGACTGGACAACCATTGTCGCCTTGTGTTCAATTTCTTTTGTGACATCTATGCACATATTCTTCCTACTGGTACCAAGGAAGGATTGCAACAGGAGCCTGATGCGGTATCCAAGTTGAGATTTCTTTGCCAGAAGTGCCAGGAGGTGGGAAAGAAGATTTATCTCTTCATCGATGAGTACGACAACTTCACCAATATGATTCTCGCCCATGAGGAGCATCTTGTGAGGTATCGCAACCAGACCCACGGTGAGGGATACTTGCGCCAGTTCTTCAACACCATCAAGGGTGCGGCTGGCAATACCCTGGGCAGAGTGTTCGTCACGGGAGTAAGCCCTGTGACCATGGATGACCTGACCAGCGGATTCAACATCGGAACCAACTACTCGCTCTCACCTGACTTCAATGAACTGACGGGATTTACCGAGGAAGAAGTGAGAGAGATGCTGGATTATTACGGCAGCGTCCTGCCGTTCAATCACACCACCGATGAACTGATCAAGGTGATGAAGCCTTGGTACGACAACTATTGCTTTGCCGAGGAGAGATATGGTGAGACCACCATGTACAACTCGGTAATGGTGCTCAACTTCGTAGATAATTACATCCGAAGCGAATACCAAATCCCTAAGAAGATGGTGGAGACCAACATCCGCATCGACTATGACAAGATGCGAATGCTTATCCGCCACGACAAGGAGTTCGCCCATGACGCCAGCATCATCCAGCAGTTGGTAACCCAGGGATTCGTGACAGGTACGCTCAACGAGAACTTCCCTGCCGAGCGAATCAACGACCCAGACAACTTCCTCAGCCTGCTGTTCTATTTCGGCATGGTGACGATAGACGGAACATACAAGGGTGAGACCAAGTTCATCATCCCGAATGAGGTGGTGCGTGACCAGATGTACACCTACCTGCTCGACACCTACAAGGAGAATGACTTGGTATATGATAGATATAGCAAGGGTAAACTGGAGAGCAAACTGGCATACGATGGACAATTCAAGCCATACTTTGAGTATATTGCCGACTGCCTGAAGAAGTACTCCTCCCAGCGAGACAAGCAGAAGGGAGAGGCTTTCGTGCATGGCTTCACCTTGGCGATGACGAGCCAGAACAAGTTCTATCGCCCTATCTCAGAACTGGACAATGACGGCGGCTATGCCGACATCTTCCTCTCTCCGCTCTGTGACATCTACAAGGACATGGTGGATTCATATATCATCGAGTTGAAATATTGCAAGAGCCAAACCACCGATGAGCAAGTGAAAAAGCTCTTCGAGGAGGCTTCAGCTCAAATCTCTCGCTATGCGGACAGTGATATGGTCAGAGAGGCGGTAAAGACCACAAAGCTCCACAAGCTGGTGGTCATCTACCGCGGAGCGGAAATGGTGGGTTGCGAAGAGATATAA
- a CDS encoding PDDEXK nuclease domain-containing protein, whose product MAKENIDLSVVLHDDSDYKDWLVELKERFYSHRLKASCATNGYLLDFYWKLGRDIEAKQYTNNYGSGFYKNLSQDLKNEMPGVKGFSPTNLKYMSYFYKLYAPLAANRQQAADDFTEHLIGSDIQTVAEQNKNRPQAADDFKMLFLIPWDHHRRIIDKCKDDMDKALFFVRKTWENNWGRDALLNWLDTDLYERDGKAITNFQSTLSAVQSDLAQQITKDPYQLDFLNLREKYDERDIENELVNNVTRFLLELGKGFSYMGRQFRLEVGQQEFFPDLLFYNTHLHAYVVVELKAQSFHPSFLGQLSFYVSAINHQFKTDIDNPTIGLLICKDKDNVVAKYALESYKEPMGISEYQLSKLFPKDFKSSMPTIEELEKRLKDNQE is encoded by the coding sequence ATGGCAAAGGAAAATATAGACTTATCAGTAGTCCTTCATGATGATAGCGACTATAAGGACTGGCTCGTAGAACTCAAGGAACGATTCTACAGCCATCGCCTAAAGGCATCTTGCGCTACTAATGGCTACCTGTTAGACTTCTATTGGAAGCTGGGACGAGACATTGAAGCTAAGCAATATACCAACAATTATGGTTCTGGTTTTTACAAGAATCTCAGTCAAGATTTGAAAAATGAAATGCCGGGGGTGAAGGGATTCTCGCCAACCAACTTGAAGTACATGAGCTACTTTTATAAGCTTTATGCTCCATTGGCAGCAAATCGTCAGCAAGCTGCTGACGATTTTACAGAACACTTAATTGGTTCTGATATTCAAACAGTTGCAGAACAAAACAAAAATCGTCCGCAAGCTGCGGACGATTTCAAGATGCTTTTTCTCATTCCTTGGGATCATCATCGCCGTATCATCGACAAATGCAAGGATGATATGGACAAAGCCCTGTTCTTCGTAAGAAAGACTTGGGAGAACAATTGGGGACGTGACGCTCTTCTCAACTGGCTTGATACCGACCTTTATGAGCGTGACGGCAAAGCCATCACAAACTTCCAATCCACGCTCTCTGCTGTGCAGAGTGACTTAGCGCAACAGATAACAAAAGACCCTTATCAGTTGGATTTTCTTAATCTTAGGGAGAAGTATGACGAGCGTGACATTGAGAATGAATTGGTAAACAACGTTACTCGTTTTCTTTTGGAACTTGGAAAGGGATTTTCCTATATGGGCAGACAATTTCGTTTGGAAGTAGGTCAACAGGAGTTCTTCCCCGATTTGCTTTTTTACAATACCCACCTCCACGCCTATGTGGTCGTAGAGCTAAAAGCCCAGTCGTTCCATCCATCGTTTTTGGGGCAACTGAGTTTCTATGTATCTGCCATTAACCATCAGTTCAAGACCGATATAGACAACCCGACCATCGGCTTGCTCATCTGCAAGGACAAAGACAATGTGGTGGCGAAATACGCCTTGGAATCATACAAGGAACCGATGGGAATATCAGAATATCAACTATCCAAACTCTTTCCGAAAGACTTTAAGTCTTCTATGCCGACTATAGAGGAATTGGAAAAGAGATTAAAAGATAATCAAGAATAG
- a CDS encoding DUF3791 domain-containing protein, with translation MEKENNRIQLPLEEIKLAFAASCVEGAARKLGVPYIEIYERMRKVDLINKFILPHYDTLHTESREYLIEDVIECLTNWEKKASHQ, from the coding sequence ATGGAAAAAGAAAACAACAGAATACAATTACCACTAGAAGAAATCAAGCTCGCCTTCGCAGCGTCATGTGTTGAGGGAGCCGCAAGAAAGCTCGGGGTGCCATATATCGAGATATACGAAAGAATGAGAAAGGTTGATTTAATCAACAAATTCATTCTGCCACACTATGATACGCTCCATACAGAAAGTAGAGAGTATCTTATAGAAGATGTCATAGAGTGTCTAACTAATTGGGAGAAGAAAGCTTCTCATCAATAA
- a CDS encoding nucleotidyltransferase family protein: MKTREEYIALIASHAEELQNTFGITSLRLFGSVARNEHHEGSDVDVFVEMPPKFFLVVRLKAYLEELLDNPVDIIRKHQHLNPFLLKEIEKDGIEVIAER; this comes from the coding sequence ATGAAGACAAGGGAAGAATACATAGCTCTCATCGCTTCTCATGCCGAAGAACTGCAGAACACCTTCGGCATCACCTCCTTGCGTCTCTTTGGCTCAGTTGCAAGAAACGAGCACCACGAAGGAAGCGATGTAGATGTCTTTGTAGAAATGCCACCCAAGTTTTTTCTAGTAGTACGTCTGAAGGCATACTTGGAAGAACTTCTAGACAATCCTGTTGATATTATCCGGAAGCATCAGCACCTCAATCCCTTCCTACTCAAGGAAATTGAGAAAGATGGGATTGAAGTGATAGCGGAACGATAG